A stretch of Phoenix dactylifera cultivar Barhee BC4 chromosome 16, palm_55x_up_171113_PBpolish2nd_filt_p, whole genome shotgun sequence DNA encodes these proteins:
- the LOC103696603 gene encoding pentatricopeptide repeat-containing protein At2g42920, chloroplastic: MAQPTHQIAKREMHPSAFAVPSSASISKFITDHTPLSMLETKCTNMRDLHQLHSQIIKTGLAKDTIAISRVLAFCATSPYGDLNYAMLLFSHHPQPNAFMWNTLIRGLSRSSTPHLAISLFFDMLHSPEQPQRTTYPSLFVAYSHLGLAHHGAQLHGMVVKLGHASDPYIRNSMLSMYANCGHITEASRLFNECSSFDDVASWNSMIMGLAKNSRVDDSRHLFDEMSFRSVVTWSAMISGYVRNGRNKDALDLFHQMQKEGVKPNANTLVSLLGACAGLGALEQGEWIHACIEKHNIELNSIVITAIIDMYCKCGSIDKALKVFENASIKGLSSWNSMILGLGVHGRFQEAIQVFSRLQCSGLRPDNVTFVGILTACSHAGMVDEAMHYFSLMTDAYNIEPEIEHYGCMVDVLGRAGLLEEAEELIQRMPMRPDSLLWGSLLSACRIHGNAEIGGRAGARIMELDPRDSGGYVLLSNTFAGAGEFSDAASTRTRMKEKWVRKEPGCSMIEVEGAAHEFVAGGVLHPQAKEIYGVLNGLALELGSIG; encoded by the coding sequence ATGGCACAACCCACCCACCAAATAGCAAAGAGAGAGATGCATCCATCTGCCTTTGCAGTACCCTCCTCAGCCTCTATCTCCAAATTCATCACTGACCACACCCCTCTCTCCATGCTAGAGACCAAATGCACCAACATGAGAGACCTCCACCAGCTCCACTCACAAATAATCAAAACTGGCCTCGCCAAAGATACAATAGCCATCAGCAGAGTCCTAGCTTTCTGTGCCACCTCCCCCTATGGTGACCTCAACTATGCCATGCTCCTCTTCTCCCACCACCCACAACCCAATGCCTTCATGTGGAACACCCTCATCAGGGGCCTCTCCCGGAGCTCCACTCCCCACCTAGCCATCTCCCTCTTCTTCGACATGCTGCACTCACCCGAACAGCCTCAGAGGACAACTTATCCTTCCCTCTTTGTCGCCTACTCCCACCTTGGCCTAGCCCATCATGGCGCTCAGCTCCATGGCATGGTCGTAAAGCTCGGGCATGCATCCGATCCTTATATACGCAACTCGATGCTCTCCATGTACGCGAATTGTGGCCATATAACCGAAGCTTCAAGGTTGTTCAATGAGTGCTCGAGCTTCGACGACGTAGCGTCTTGGAACTCCATGATCATGGGCCTAGCAAAGAACAGTCGCGTCGACGACTCGAGACACTTGTTTGATGAGATGTCTTTCAGAAGTGTGGTGACTTGGAGTGCTATGATCAGCGGATACGTCAGAAATGGCAGGAATAAGGACGCATTGGATCTCTTTCATCAGATGCAGAAGGAGGGAGTGAAGCCCAACGCCAATACTCTGGTGAGCTTGTTAGGTGCATGTGCTGGTTTGGGAGCTTTGGAGCAAGGGGAATGGATCCATGCTTGCATTGAAAAGCACAATATCGAACTTAATTCAATCGTAATCACAGCTATAATAGATATGTACTGCAAATGTGGTAGCATAGATAAGGCTCTCAAAGTGTTCGAGAATGCCTCGATCAAAGGGTTATCATCATGGAACTCTATGATTTTGGGCCTAGGAGTTCATGGGCGCTTCCAAGAAGCAATTCAGGTATTCTCGAGGCTTCAATGCTCCGGCTTAAGACCGGATAACGTTACCTTTGTTGGCATTCTAACGGCTTGTAGCCATGCAGGCATGGTGGATGAAGCAATGCACTATTTTTCGCTAATGACCGATGCTTACAACATTGAACCAGAAATAGAGCATTATGGCTGCATGGTTGATGTGCTTGGCCGAGCGGGGCTTCTCGAAGAGGCcgaagagttgattcaaagaaTGCCCATGAGACCTGATTCTCTTTTATGGGGATCACTGCTTTCAGCTTGCAGGATACATGGGAACGCCGAGATTGGCGGGCGGGCTGGGGCACGGATCATGGAGTTGGATCCTAGGGACAGCGGCGGGTATGTGCTTCTGTCGAACACCTTTGCAGGCGCCGGGGAATTCAGTGATGCCGCGAGCACAAGGACGAGGATGAAGGAGAAGTGGGTGAGGAAGGAACCAGGGTGTAGTATGATTGAGGTGGAGGGTGCGGCGCATGAGTTTGTGGCTGGTGGAGTGTTGCATCCTCAGGCCAAAGAAATCTATGGAGTGTTGAATGGGCTGGCTCTGGAACTAGGAAGCATTGGATAG